The Cydia amplana chromosome 1, ilCydAmpl1.1, whole genome shotgun sequence DNA segment GCTTACGACCCCAATGTCGACAGTCGCCCGGGGATCGACATTAAGTGCGCCCTCCTTTGTTTTTACAGACAGCCACAAGACCTGCTAGAGTTAGACCTTGCAAGCTAAGttgacagcgattttgatacCTAGACACAGTGGAagcgcaagtgttattttaaaacgactctaacgatttcgatgaaatttgctatattgggGGTTTCCAGGGGCGAAAACTCGATCTAGGTCTtacttatctctgggaaaacgcgcatttttgatcttttccgagcaaagctcgcggtctcccagatatattacctaggtaggtacttaatataaatattggGACTGTCGTGACTTCATCTTCCTTATAATTTTTCAAGCATAATAATTGTCTCACCTCTAGAACCAGTCTGACGTTCCCGATTCGTGAACAGCAAGGGATCATAGGTGTCGGTCTGCTAATCAACAAGATAGGCGACCCGTACTTCGGCGCCTTGGACGAGGAGATGGCACTCTCGTTCAGCGTGTACTGCGGCGTCTGCATCATACACTCGGTGGTGTATCAGAAGATACATGAAGCCAGCATCAGAAATATCCGGGGTCATGAACTGAACATGTATCATATTGAGGTAAGCGAATACGTGTATTATCGTATGTACCTAGTAGCTTAACGGTCAGAACAACGGCAGACGTTCACTCGgggttataataaaaaaaaccttgcTTTCAACTGCTTCAAGATCCACTATTGCGTGTTGGCTTGGTTATATACACGTATTGCCATTTATCATTTAGTAATGGAATAAATTATTTCCGATTGTGGAGAGCCTTTCCACTAAAATTTAGCTTAGGTATATAACTATTCGATTCAACAGGTGAACGACGCAGAAATGTCTAAAGTGCTGGACTGCAAGGGATTCCACAACATTCCCGAGTTCTCAACACTGCACTTCAACACGCGAGGTCTGCCTCTGAGAGAGCTTCCCTGTTTGGTCGTCAAGATGTTCAGTGATTTGGGATTTATACGAAAGTAATCATTAGTGCAATATCTTTAGGTAGTAGAAGTTACTTATCGTCTTCTTTGACctgttttattttggtttttataCGATGTCGCGTTCAGTGCGGATCAAACGAATTACCGATTGAACTACTTATTGATTTGACACCCCCCCCCCCATTCATATTCAGTGAAAATTAATGATATCGGAGATATTACTGAAGCCGACCCACTGTACCTAAATGGGTATATAGGTATGGTCGAAATctaaacataagtaggtacctatattattttaggTTCAACTTGAAGCAATCAAAGCTGGTCCGCTTCGTGCTTCAAGTAAGAAAGAGTTACCGAGATGTGCCATACCACAACTGGTACCATGCCTTCAGCGTAGCTCAGTGGGGTTACGCCGCGCTGATGAACTTTCAGTTGGTGAAACGTGGATATTTTAAGTAAGTTGAAACATGAAAGCAGCTTCAGAAGTAAAGATACCTACGATTTATTCCAGAAAAGTATCAGCAGCTGCTTTTTTCTTCTTCGATAATGACGAtatctactttttagggttccgtacccaaagggtaaaaacgggaccctattactaagactccgctgtccgtccgtccgtctgtcaccaggctgtatctcacgaaccgtaatagctaaacagttgaaattttcacagatgatgtatttctgttgccgctataacaacaaatactaaaaacagaataaaataaagatttaagtggggctcccatacaacaaacgtgatttttgaccgaagttaagcaacgtcgagcggggtcagtacttggatgggtgaccgtttttttgcttgttttgctctattttttgttgatggtgcggaaccctccgtgcgcgagtccgactcgcacttggccggttttattactACTACTTCTCACCAACTTCTCACTTTCCCAgtgttattaaaataagtaatttaaactaataaaatatgtgTTCTTTATCAGCGATCTTCAAGCATTGATGTACCTGATAGCGTGCCTAGTCCATGATCTGGACCACCGTGGAACTGCTAGTAGTTTTCAAATTAACGgaggtataataaataaagattattttccAATAAACCTAAGTCATGAATTATATTACACTTGCTCTTTGCGTTCTGACCAGAAACTGCCCTAGCTGCCCTATATTCGAGCGAGGGTAGTGTGATGGAGAGACACCACCTCGGGCAGGCAGTGAGCATTCTCAACACAGAGGGCTGCGACATCCTCGAGCCTCTGCCGCGGCGCGACTACGACCGCGCGCTGCTGCTGCTGCGCGACTTCGTGCTGGCCACCGACCTGAACAACTACTACAAGTCAGTTACTCTACGGCCCCTAACCTAACACAACTCAGCCTGCTCGGTATACCTAGTGTAATGAATATATTCAATACGGAGAGATACCACTTGGGCAGGATGTGAGCATCCTCCATACAGAGTACCGAGTAAAGCCTTACCGAAGTgcgagtatagtttgtagctttctaatagaccccgaaggctaatcctattgtctattgttaagaaaaaccgctcgtgccacgtgccacaaccatcTGCATAAAAAaacggtacttcggttactgagtgccggcgagtcgaacgctacagaaccagtctaaaatgtgtcatcgagatgcgtaacaaaggcgcgttatcggagagcgcacctacactggttttttgagcgttggactagcccgcgctcaggtgccaaatagaataattaggacccttttttgcaggtaagtagcacgtgcggttttactgaacaatagacaataggataagccttcggggtctactagaaagctacaaactatacctacaagccatcttgtacagtcagcagcaatagttgctaagcgggcgaggtgttcaaaataatcttgacgcgactttattgttaagagaataagagcgcgtcaaggtaattatgaacacctcgcccgcttagcaactaattctgctgctgactgtattcgCACTTCTTGTACTTAATTCGTAGATTATTCGTCAGGTCTTAGGtattaaaatggaaaaatataATACCTCCCTACGAAATGAAATCTCTTAGTTTTTAGAAAAATGTCCAGtaggtacgtaagtgtgacagggattGCAAGTGAGTCTAATTAATGGGTTTTTTATAACTTACGAGGATGATGTGCTTCAGGTTGACAACACACGACGTTTTGTCCATTtgtctataatattttttttatcaactgCATATTTTCTCCCAGAAAGCTAAACGAATACAAGATGATAGCTAGCGACTACCTCATCGGCAATCAAATTCACATCGCCGGTCTGCAGGCGCTGCTGATGAACGCGGCGGATTTCAGCGATCAGATAAAAGACTGGGGCTCCGTGAAGAAGACTGCGGTGAGTCTTTTCGTCAGCTTTACATATAAGGAGTTTTCAATGAGGTTGAATCAAACGTCCAATGGATACTTTATAAAGACTGTACACGATGAAACCCGGCCACGCATGATGTGGTAAGTACTTAAATCTTTTAAATGAATTTACCATCACGCTCTGCGATTCTTACGCCATTTatcagggtcctagctaaattggttgttctatacttacgctatagaatttccaatttagcaagaaccctaaattGCATAACAATCCCGTGCGGTGACTGTACATTTTCAAGCTGCACTTTTCCCTTAATAATTTGTgttataaattacataggtaataaaattagAAACATAATATAATGTTAGGTTGTCTGTGACTTTGAGCGTTACCTATGTATTCCACAGTAAGTATACCTGTATTTTACCAGATAGTATaaaaattaggtatataattataaccCCGATTCATTCATTGTCATAATCATTTCTATTCTACGAGAAGTGTTGCTTGAGTGCTCTAAATACTTAGTCATAATGTCTCTTATGCGGCTCAAATTTCATTTAATTGCCTGTCATTTTGAAACAACTTGAACCTCTTCTACGAGTACCTTTCGCTGAAGACAATCAACATTAACATGTGAATTTCAGGCGGAGGTGTTAACAGAGTTCTTCAACCAAGATGAGTCAGAAAAGGGCCTTGGAGATGCGCCTCCAATTTTCGTGGACCCAAAAAACAAGACCGTCATTCCTGAACTAGAGATAAAGTTTATCACTGACACTGTTATTCCGATTTATGAGTAAGCCATGTTTTTTTAAGCTTTGAGTGTTTGAATCGCCTTACGGTGATGAAGTTATGCATGCCACATTTTAATAtgcttacatattttttatagtatGCTTGGACAAATATTTCCCGTCATAGGGACCGCTACACAGATTCTCGAAAGCCACTTGGTGCTTTGGGATGGATCGAAAGATATATTCGTTGAGGTAAGGCATTTCACTGTTACCACTTTCAAAATTGGTCTGTCCATAAAATATACAGTAGCTAACTTTGGTTTTGTCCTAGCGGGTAGAGCTCCTAAGTACTatattttactagcgacccgccccgtcttcgcacgggttaacaaattatacataaaccttcctcttgaatcactctactaaaaaaaaaccgcaacaaaatccgttgcgtagttttaaagatctaaacatacagacagacagacagcgggaagcgactttgttttatattatgtacctagtgATGACGTATCATATTTATTACGACCTGTATTATTGTGCCCAGGTACACGTGGATGAAATATTTTTGTCAcatttgtcaaaaatattttttttaggtgtCGCCACTTGTTTCGGGTCTCTCGGTTCTGTTAAGTCCAGAACTGGACGCGCTGATCGAAGCAGCGTTGAACGAGCGCGAGAGATTGCGGCTCGAAGCCGAAGCGCTGGCGGCCGaggaggcggcggcggcggcggctgcgGCGGCGGCCGCTGCTGCGGAGGAGGACTAGTGCTCATGCCGGGAAGGTGTAGTGTAGGTATaggccagggatgttgcggatgcagattttttgacatccgcgggtgcggatgcggatgcggatttttaaaggctcacatccgcggatgcggatgtcaagattaggtacttagaaaacgtcaaatattaaatttttagtatttttttatttaaaaaaaccaaacgtttagtatttgagcaatataggtgcgttatatttaataaacagtaacttcgccgacttttctggatctagacgatttcgttataggtaatgacgaaattacctagcacttacgccgccgctaagacgttcctgtaccgacttgttcgacatccgcatccgcataagctccgcatcgattttatgcggatgcggatgttgaaaataatgcggatgttccgcggttgcggatgcggatgttcgcaacatccctggtataggCAAGCCAGCTTCATCAGTaggaaaaaggcgcgaaattcaaaatttgtagGGGAGCTTGACCCACATCACATTCGTCgcctacctacatttttttatttctctactGACAAAGCTTGCTTGCCAGACTTGTCAGATTATAGAAGAtaactttttaaacttttaaacttGTGTTagtaattttttaaattgtttcccTATCGTTAAATTAAATTGTGGTACGAATGAAACacttttcattttgtataattattagttttatttgtaagtacctacatgttataaataataaataactacaTACATTTCTAAGTATAAGTCGTGGAGTTTTAGCAACATTAGGCACTTATTTACCTTTGGTGGATTTTGTAATTATTACCAacctacaaaaaataattttaaataatcgctGATTAAATTCGTGGGTAATCAAATGCAAGGGTAGTGTGACCGACATAATTAATGAACATGTTTCGTTTTTAAACACCATTTTCACACATTTTTCGAATCACGTCGTTGATATAATAttcagtaggtaagtacttctaCACCAATATAATCTAACTtaaactttgtatttttatgtatgtatgcaaaattaaacataataagCGTTCAGATTAACATTTAATAAGTTTCCTCCAATATGTTTAACttccataataaaattatatgggaATGTTAATACCCACACTTAGTActtggtatcgtcttgggtcgtcccattcgtttttcgtcaagttcttaaattagtcctattctgctttcgtcacccattctacattagtcacaatcgtcggtggctttcaatgtagaatgcgtgacgaaagcagaagacCTAGTActtaagataataataatttataggcATTTAAAAATAGACTACTTATTTCGTAATACAATAATTAGTCTATGTAGCATTTTTACACCGGAATATAATGTAGGTAACTTAGGTTTGGTGTCGTTCGTTTGTTATTAAGAGAGATTTCTTTCTATCGTCCCGTTTCTTCGGACACTtggaaataaataggtactaaggTCAACCGCGGTAAATGCGTCTCTTGTGGTAAATGCGTCATTTGAATGtcttcgaaacgcaacatattataactattatagccgtctgcattaagagttcagtgaccacacttcagaggttgcaatagttctaaaatgttccgtttagaagaaatctttaaaagacacgtttacctcggttgaccttatgtAATTTATTCATGGCAAGATATCTAGCTACAAATTATTtagcaatattaataatattatagatCTCTGCATATTTAAAGTAAGCTTTGCGTTATTGAGCTGTTAGTTACAATATTCATGGAAACGATACATCCACTCAAAACAGCtttaatattttgtacaatttgtaataaatttactataaagtAAATGCTAAGTACACGCTAAAGTACAAGTGTAAACTTGTTATATCGCTTCTAAAGAAGTTATAGACTGACAATGGCTTGTTTCTCATATAAATAATGCAAACAAAGGAGGATCCACATCACACTAGCGGGGTATAAAACCACCAAACACACAAAATACATTTACCTATTTTACGAATTTGATGAGAAATTTCAATGGAATGCttaaaaattgacaaaaatttAAGATTATTCGAGGTTAACAAGtaagcccacttgcaccatcccactaacccagggttaagcggttaaaccgttaacctaatgtcaaattgtactggtaatcatGATAACTCCTGATTTAACCGGttcaccccgggttagtgaaatggtgcaagtggcgctgtaGTTTTTTGGTCAATCGTATCACAAGAAAATTGATATATAATACAAGGGCGTGCCTCGTTCTGTTAGTTTTAAGCGATCTCTCCAATCAGCCCGTGTTGGTGCGGCTGCACGAGTTCTTCCATGAACTCCTTCACCATCACCTTCAGTTTGGCGTTCATCTGTTCTTGTTCCCTGGAAATAGGTATGTACCATGGTTTATGGACTTGTAGGGATTAGACGGAATGAAAAATGGTTCTTTTTGTTTTGGGATCTCATTCAATAAATAACGTTTGTCAATTATGCGCTCCAATAAAAtctgaataaaatataaaagaaaacattcTACCCAGTTTTAGCGATTTTCATATCACAATTAATAAAgggtgtcccaaaaaggacgcagaatttgaaattgatgaaaaacacatttttttttcgttataatatatttgtatataaaatcttgaaatacataaaatagggttatttgtggaaTAATACGTCAGGCAAATGTCCTCCTAGGCTTTGCTGCCACATACgcaatcttttgtcaaaattttctatgaccattttgcatagatgcggctgaatttctccaatgcagcgtcgaatttcctcttttaaagCATGAGTGGTTGTGGGACCAGTGGAATGAACATCATGAATTGATCCCCTCTCCTTGAATTTTCCAACCACTCTGCTCACAGTTGATGAAGTCAAGTCAATATTCCGACCATATTTTGCACGGAATTTTCGAACCGTACCCGCCAaactttcattacttttgaaacATGTTCAATAATAAAAACGCGTTGATCTTTCGTATAACCCGCCATTTTTACAAACCCTAAAGATTCAGCtgtcaaatagttttttttagggttgccagcactaaaatacaaaaatggcaAATTgaaatcttgcgtcctttttgggacatcCTTTACAATATTCtatttgtgtatgtgtgttgGTCCCGGTGAGTGAAAGAGCTCTTGTTAGATATCCCGTCTAGCTATACGTAGGTACTCACTGCAGCGTGTCGGCCTTGCAGACCAGCTCGGTGTAGTACTTGAGCTTGGGCTCGGTGCCGCTGGTGCGCACGATCACCCCGAGCCCGTTGCTGCACTGCAGGATCACCATCTCGCCGCTCGTGTAGTCCTGGTCCAGACCCGTGCCCAGCACATCTGCTCAACGACCTCTTATTAGATAGGTGTCCTATTCGTGTCAGTAGCAGATCAGCAGAAAACATTAATGATCGATGGCACAATAGggttgatgacacatgttgaattttataacaaaatctagtaagatggcaaacgagcaatttatcaccataatctggatattaaaataaaatattgaaaaattacaaaaatacaggacctgaaagtttcaaaatttaagttttttttaacttccaaaaacgataaaagtaagggtaccattcgattccttacatttcatccaaaaaaatattgtatggcaactatatacatatttcacGCAATATTTcgccgacaaaaacgcaattttcttgttttgtccatactacaagatgggctcccagagaccttgacgtcacgttcccttgccgttttgtatagggcgtttcgcgagtgaagtgcgactaagtaacctttgactacaatttctgacttttgtgttactttgatgcaatgggtcccatatagacatttgatcctaataaCAAACCCGATccattgataccataaatgaaaattagtcatgtagcctattgacgGACTGATCAACGTAACTCCCCATACGATAACACTGGTGCAACAActgtgcaaccgaccctaaagaACACACCCCTACACCCTAGAGACATATGAATGTCTTTGTGTAGGTAACACTATGTATTGTatgaaatataggtatatagtaaCTTACTTACAGTCCACGTGTTACTAGTGAAGAGCTTACTATTAGTAAGCTCTTCACTAGTAACACGTGGACTGTCGCCATCAGAAATACCGAAGcgaccaaggtgctcaaaaatgtaTGACTCGTCTTTATGACATAAGATTTGGATACTTATGAACAcattggccgttccgatatatctgatggcgactgtacttactcGTAGCAATCTAGTTATAAGCAATAACAATTAGTATAAAATTTTAAGCAATATTGAGTAATAATATTTAAGATTCTTGGTTTTACAAAAACCATTAATAGGATATAAGAAAAACTCGTACATAGATAAAACTCACTTGAAGCCCCTTGAAAGCACAAAAAGAAATTGAACCAAGGATGCCAATGAAAAtggtataaagccatatttccTTACTAttagaacaattttttttataaatatgtattttaatatgggttatttcaagtagaaacactactacatatattaaattataaaccgaaataactaggccttggtcactttttctttgtaCATATATGATATTTTATTCGGTCCATATTTCGTTGTCGATAGTGGTTTCATTATTAGAACTTGCGACATGTTTTTAAGCAACGCCTACTCGTACAACCTACATGTACGATCAAAGAAAGTCGCGCTCACGTCGTGTTAGGTACTTGtgttattaaccttttcaacgccaagagccactaaagtggtcgagtgctgtcgtgcccatgacgccaacagccactaaaaaggctatgacggtcgctgtcaaagcaattttcctgctgacagataaggtttattttcgctcttaATATTGCAACTATTTGGggtataagccacattttagcgTGGGACGAAAAGCgctgaaaaggttaattttgaTGTTGACAAATATAAAAGGACTTACTTAGATGCCGGTTGTCTGTGCTCTCTTCGGGAACTTTGACGCCGGCAGCGAAGTCGTTGACGGACACGATCTCACATGATCCCACTTTTTGCGGGTACTGAAACATAAACGCAATGCATTTAATAAATCAAGATAAAATCATGAGAGTTACAGCTAGACGCGTAATACTCACGCATAAGGCTAGGTTCACACGGCGCTAATTTCTCCCGTATACCGTATACGGGATTTTATCGAATACCGTAGTAACAGCAaaatttgtatggcaactttcgACGTTTACACGGGAAAGCCGTCTAGCATATGAACGATTCTGACGACGGTATACGGGAAAAATTAACGCAGTGTGAACCTAGCCTAATACTTTGTATAACAaacaaatgtaggtaggtaccttggCCGGTCCATGGTAGTTCCTGATCCTGGCGAATATGTCGTGTATGGCGGCCTGGTCGTGGCAGATGAAGTACCCGTTGAGGCACACGTGGTAGCCGTACT contains these protein-coding regions:
- the LOC134648883 gene encoding cGMP-dependent 3',5'-cyclic phosphodiesterase-like isoform X2, producing MLIYIIFVECNMTSIKKTSRIQSSDPGKVLDLIISLEDDACSDLQTKINTYLSEECDAELVFAVIVNGERAEAYIEAVGKKALGKKNKLLDCQKFIKVIKTSYQQSMLFSDFYDDVKKIVSPFMKDSGSKKHITMVPVAGKPFALVVCLVSPKEQEEHVVTYVYECFLLCWPTVKKTINLEHEKSVKHKCQQLLRVAKRLFTQVASLDSLMRLATDQGKRVVDAELCALMIVDLDRMELVETCYMKGTDETYERRFPMNRGIAGQVIQTGAIVNARNAALHPAYDPNVDSRPGIDIKTSLTFPIREQQGIIGVGLLINKIGDPYFGALDEEMALSFSVYCGVCIIHSVVYQKIHEASIRNIRGHELNMYHIEVNDAEMSKVLDCKGFHNIPEFSTLHFNTRGLPLRELPCLVVKMFSDLGFIRKFNLKQSKLVRFVLQVRKSYRDVPYHNWYHAFSVAQWGYAALMNFQLVKRGYFNDLQALMYLIACLVHDLDHRGTASSFQINGETALAALYSSEGSVMERHHLGQAVSILNTEGCDILEPLPRRDYDRALLLLRDFVLATDLNNYYKKLNEYKMIASDYLIGNQIHIAGLQALLMNAADFSDQIKDWGSVKKTAAEVLTEFFNQDESEKGLGDAPPIFVDPKNKTVIPELEIKFITDTVIPIYDMLGQIFPVIGTATQILESHLVLWDGSKDIFVEVSPLVSGLSVLLSPELDALIEAALNERERLRLEAEALAAEEAAAAAAAAAAAAAEED
- the LOC134648883 gene encoding cGMP-dependent 3',5'-cyclic phosphodiesterase-like isoform X1; translation: MVPVAGKPFALVVCLVSPKEQEEHVVTYVYECFLLCWPTVKKTINLEHEKSVKHKCQQLLRVAKRLFTQVASLDSLMRLATDQGKRVVDAELCALMIVDLDRMELVETCYMKGTDETYERRFPMNRGIAGQVIQTGAIVNARNAALHPAYDPNVDSRPGIDINLTFPIREQQGIIGVGLLINKIGDPYFGALDEEMALSFSVYCGVCIIHSVVYQKIHEASIRNIRGHELNMYHIEVNDAEMSKVLDCKGFHNIPEFSTLHFNTRGLPLRELPCLVVKMFSDLGFIRKFNLKQSKLVRFVLQVRKSYRDVPYHNWYHAFSVAQWGYAALMNFQLVKRGYFNDLQALMYLIACLVHDLDHRGTASSFQINGETALAALYSSEGSVMERHHLGQAVSILNTEGCDILEPLPRRDYDRALLLLRDFVLATDLNNYYKKLNEYKMIASDYLIGNQIHIAGLQALLMNAADFSDQIKDWGSVKKTAAEVLTEFFNQDESEKGLGDAPPIFVDPKNKTVIPELEIKFITDTVIPIYDMLGQIFPVIGTATQILESHLVLWDGSKDIFVEVSPLVSGLSVLLSPELDALIEAALNERERLRLEAEALAAEEAAAAAAAAAAAAAEED